In Granulicella mallensis MP5ACTX8, the sequence GCGGCTGGGAATCACGCCAGGATCCACTACGGAGCTAACAGGTGGCGCGGCCTTTGAGGGTTTGGCCTCTTCCTGGCCGACCGGTCCCATCTTCTGGACCTTTGAGGTGGATCGCTCGGATTCCTGTCCTTTGGCAGTTACCTGCACAAATGGAACGATGCAAATCGATAACGCGACAAGTCTCATCCCAACGAAGGCCGACAGAAATTTCATCGATTTAACTCCTTAAGGTCCATAGCACTGCTTGAAATAACATCCGACTCATAGATACCAATCGGGCCTTAGATTTGGCATAGAAATAGCCGCCAAACCAAGGCCCGATAGAGGATAATAATTTTCTTTTTACAACGACAATCTTCTAAGGATTTACACGATAGACCAGCAGACCGGCCATATCTACATCGGTTTTGGGGTGGATCACATAGAACTGCTTTAGCTGAGGAACATAGAAAGAAGTCTTTCCGCCGTTCGTGGGGATATTCGCAATTTCACTGTAATTGTCCGGGGAATCCTGATGAAAGATGCTAAGACCCTGTGTTCCGCTGATGTAGATACGCTTCAGCACCGGGTCCCAGGTCATATCGTCATTGATGTTGACGCAAGGCTTCTGGCTTACAACTTTGCCGTTACTGTCAAAGGCATAGAAGATTCCAGGGCTGCGGCCGGCAACGAAGATTCGCTGGTTCTTCGCGTCAACCGCAAGCGCCGTATTGCGCTTAAGGTCTGGAGTCGTCCAGATATCAATTACTTTCTTTGCGATGAGATCCACCACGCCGATTTGCTGCTTGTCGCGAATATTCACATAGAGGCGATGGTGAATCAAATCGATACCCATGCTTTCAACGTTATTTCCGGGGATAGAGATCTTGTCAATGAGCTTGCCCTGATCGACCGAGAAGATAGAGATCTCCGAGTCAGG encodes:
- a CDS encoding YncE family protein; amino-acid sequence: MISLASVPGSAKAAEPLTPVTLLSTTYLPDITGDFDHFAVDLKRNHLFVSAEVHHSVEMFDLKTGAHLQSIGGFKTPHSLAFSPEKDELLVADGGDSALILVSAEDFHHLDRIPLIDGSVTGKGDSPDAAYYDAVNRLYYIGNGGVSANLPDSEISIFSVDQGKLIDKISIPGNNVESMGIDLIHHRLYVNIRDKQQIGVVDLIAKKVIDIWTTPDLKRNTALAVDAKNQRIFVAGRSPGIFYAFDSNGKVVSQKPCVNINDDMTWDPVLKRIYISGTQGLSIFHQDSPDNYSEIANIPTNGGKTSFYVPQLKQFYVIHPKTDVDMAGLLVYRVNP